One window of the Cryptococcus gattii WM276 chromosome E, complete sequence genome contains the following:
- a CDS encoding 4-aminobutyrate aminotransferase, putative (Similar to TIGR gene model, INSD accession AAW43504.1), protein MLTRSARALRSSRPLLRRALGARGFSSSDLIPDEPTGPKVVTENVPGPKGIAASKEIDTFQDPRTHVVVPNYELSKGNYLVDADGNTLLDVFAQISSIALGYNVPALLELGKSDQFVKAALNRPAIGSFPPVQWAEWIKTGLLTVAPKGLDQLVTTLCGSSANETAFKCAFMAYRQRERGAIDAPFSKEEMESCMLNHSPGSPELSILSFKSGFHGRLFGSLSATRSKAIHKVDIPAFDWPCASFPSLKYPLEEHIAENEAEEKRCVEEYEKILIDSKSTSPVAAVIIEPILSEGGDKHASPEFFRSLRLIARKHGAFFIVDEVQTGVGATGTFWAHEKWGLKEGEEPDFVTFSKKMQAAGVFHKKETRPNAPYRNYNTWMGDPIRALQARKMIQLIAENNLVSHTAATGDLLASSLSSVFASPVAAGKVFNFRGQGEGTYLAWDMASPQMRDAFLGKMRKAGVQIGGCGDATVRLRPMLTFEKKHVEVLAGAVEDVLQAL, encoded by the exons ATGTTGACACGCAGTGCTCGCGCTCTCCGTTCCTCCAGACCCCTTCTGAGGCGGGCACTCGGTGCACGAGgcttttcctcttctgaCCTCATTCCCGATGAGCCCACTGGGCCCAAGGTCGTAACAGAGAATGTGCCCGGACCAAAGGGTATAGCTGCT TCAAAGGAAATCGATACTTTCCAAGACCCGCGGACGCATGTTGTTGTACCAAACTATGAACTCTCCAAAG GCAATTACCTTGTTGACGCGGACGGCAACACTCTACTGGACGTGTTTGCGCAGATTTCATCCATTGCATTGGGTTACAATGTACCTGCCTTGTTGGAACTTGGTAAATCT GATCAATTCGTAAAGGCGGCATTGAACCGACCTGCTATTGGGTCATTCCCTCCTGTCCAATGGGCCGAGTGGATCAAGACTGGTCTTTTGACGGTAGCTCCCAAGGGCTTGGACCAGCTGGTTACTACTTTATGTGGCAGCAGTGCAAACG AAACTGCTTTCAAGTGTGCATTCATGGCATACAGGCAGAGGGAGAGAGGTGCTATTGATGCTCCTTTCAGCAAAGAGGAAATGG AGTCTTGCATGCTTAACCACTCTCCAGGAAGTCCTGAGCTTTCGATACTTTCCTTCAAATCTGGATTCCATGGTCGTCTCTTTGGTAGTCTGAGCGCCACCAGGAGTAAGGCAATTCACAAG GTTGACATCCCCGCTTTTGACTGGCCCTGTGcatctttcccttctttgAAGTATCCGCTTGAGGAGCACATCGCAGAGAATGAAGccgaggagaagagatgtGTGGAAGAGTACGAGAAGATCTTGATTGACAG CAAATCCACGTCTCCTGTTGCCGCCGTGATCATAGAGCCCATCCTTTCCGAAGGTGGGGACAAGCACGCATCTCCTGAATTCTTCCGCTCCCTTCGCCTTATTGCAAGGAAGCACGGCGCCTTTTTCATTGTTGACGAAGTGCAAACTGGTGTTGGTGCTACAGGTACCTTCTGGGCGCATGAGAAATGGGGTTtgaaagaaggagaggagcCTGACTTTGTCACTTTTTCCAAGAAAATGCAGGCTGCGGGTGTTTTCCACAAGAAGGAGACCAGACCGAATGCGCCTTACAGGAACTACAATACTTGGATG GGTGACCCCATTCGAGCACTCCAAGCGCGAAAGATGATCCAGTTGATCGCCGAGAACAATCTTGTTTCTCACACTGCGGCTACTGGTGATCTCCTTGCCTCCTCGTTATCGAGTGTATTCGCATCTCCAGTTGCTGCTGGCAAAGTGTTCAACTTCCGAGGACAAGGTGAAGGCACGTATCTTGCATGGGACATGGCATCTCCTCAGATGCGTGATGCATTCCTGGGGAAGATGCGGAAGGCTGGTGTGCAGATTGGAGGGTGCGGGGACGCGACTGTGCGACTGAGGCCGATGCTGACGTTTGAGAAGAAGCATGTGGAGGTGCTGGCTGGAGCGGTGGAGGATGTGCTGCAGGCTTTGTAG
- a CDS encoding nuclear mRNA splicing, via spliceosome-related protein, putative (Similar to TIGR gene model, INSD accession AAW43498.1) produces MQGFNRYIPPDYDPKKVSTLNLHQGKKHALGKRAKDIDKGILVVRFELPFNIWCGTCGAHIGAGVRYNAQKRKVGNYYSTPIFAFRCKCHLCSGWFEIRTDPKNAAYVVEEGAKKKDEDWNPEEHGGFRIHDTEAPSASETATVDPIARLEKTIDQQEWAKKGTSRLTELTQQSARLSADPYAVSATLRKKFREEKKVMLEKQDRDDAVKERYGLGEEIDLGDEAVEGGREEWKAGRADKGLHILGSSSLPSIGLPLSMKGVDHSAGQQKGNGKGRLSDSPAHLAEVLRKSTAKKYNPFDSPVIGFGSSSPSSTLLKPQHPKLEVLGSRGWMKEMAISKRKKSVEGRIVSVADDSSGNVSFGLLSGYESD; encoded by the exons ATGCAGGGGTTCAACAG ATACATTCCACCAGATTACGACCCCAAGAAGGTATCAACACTCAATTTGCATCAAGGGAAGAAGCATGCATTAGGAAAGCGTGCCAAGGACATCGACAAGGGCATCTTAGTCGTTCG ATTTGAACTTCCTTTTAACATCTGGTGCGGTACTTGCGGCGCACACATAGGCGCTGGCGTACGGTATAACGCTCAAAAGCGTAAAGTTGGCAACTATTATTCCACCCCTATATTCGCTTTCCGCTGCAAATGTCATCTTTGTTCTGGATGGTTTGAAATCCGCACAGATCCCAAAAATGCGGCATACGTCGTTGAAGAAGGTGcgaaaaagaaggatgaagattgGAATCCAGAGGAACATGGCGGATTCAGGATTCATG ATACCGAAGCACCTTCCGCATCTGAAACCGCCACTGTTGATCCAATAGCTCGCCTAGAGAAGACAATAGATCAACAAGAGTGGGCTAAGAAGGGTACTTCACGCCTCACGGAACTCACCCAGCAATCTGCCCGCCTTTCCGCAGATCCTTATGCTGTATCGGCTACACTGCGAAAGAAGTTCcgggaagagaagaaggtgatGCTAGAAAAGCAAGATCGAGACGACGCGGTCAAAGAACGGTATGGACTAGGAGAAGAAATTGATTTAGGAGACGAAGCCGTAGAAGGTGGGAGGGAAGAATGGAAGGCTGGCAGAGCAGATAAGGGGTTGCACATTCTAGGAAGCTCGAGTCTACCGAGCATCGGGCTGCCTTTATCTATGAAAGGGGTGGACCATTCGGCCGGCCAACAAAAAGGCAATGGCAAGGGGAGATTGAGCGATTCGCCTGCACATCTGGCAGAAGTCCTGAGGAAATCGACAGCGAAAAAATACAATCCATTCGATTCCCCTGTTATAGGTTTTGGTTCGTCTTCACCTTCATCGACATTGCTTAAACCACAACATCCGAAACTCGAAGTTTTGGGATCGAGGGGATGGATGAAAGAAATGGCTATATCGAAACGCAAGAAATCCGTAGAAGGACGAATAGTGAGCGTGGCAGATGACAGTTCCGGAAATGTGAGCTTTGGCCTCTTATCGGGGTACGAGAGCGATTAG
- a CDS encoding GTPase of the Ypt/Rab family involved in intra-Golgi traffic or the budding of post-Golgi vesicles from the trans-Golgi, putative; Ypt31p (Similar to SGTC gene model, INSD accession EAL20817.1), which yields MTDGSNYDYLFKVVLIGDSGVGKSNLLSRFTRNEFNLESKSTIGVEFATRSINVDGKTVKAQIWDTAGQERYRAITSAYYRGAVGALLVYDIAKHQTYENVTRWLKELRDHADANIVIMLVGNKSDLKHLRAVSTDEAKQFATENGLSFIETSALDASNVESAFQNILTDIYRIVSSKSLESSGDVIKPSGGETILVAPTADDGGAKSGSKCC from the exons ATGACAGACGGCTCAAACTACGACTATCTCTTCAAG GTCGTCCTTATCGGTGACTCTGGCGTCGGTAAATC TAACT TGCTTTCTCGATTCACCCGAAACGAGTTCAACCTTGAATCGAAGTCCACTATCGGTGTCGAATTTGCCACAAGAAGTATCAATGTCGATGGAAAGACTGTCAAGGCGCAAATTTGGGATACTG CTGGACAAGAACGATACCGAGCCATCACCTCAGCTTACTACCGAGGTGCTGTCGGCGCACTCTTGGTATACGACATTGCCAAGCACCAAACCTACGAGAACGTAACGCGATGGCTCAAGGAGTTGAGAGATCATGCCGATGCCAATATCGTTATTATGCTTGTTGGAAACAAGAGCGATTTGAAGCATTTGAGGGCGGTGTCTACAGACGAGGCGAAGCAGTTTGCGA CTGAGAACGGACTCTCATTCATCGAGACTTCTGCGTTGGACGCGTCAAATGTAGAATCCGCTTTCCAAAACATCCTTACTG ATATCTACCGAATTGTTTCTTCTAAATCTCTCGAATCATCTGGCGATGTTATCAAACCCTCTGGGGGCGAGACCATCCTTGTTGCCCCCACAGCCGACGATGGCGGTGCCAAATCCGGCAGCAAGTGCTGTTAA
- a CDS encoding uncharacterized protein (similar to TIGR gene model, INSD accession AAW43500.1): MPGDSSWGSALFAKPFRPHPLDTWATEAEAVQTFSSTVPSHVEQKVDEEPEDDGERESEDGEEPEGTKEEDGPECAGRETKWIPKVSKKSTVDQLREALEQLGLNTKGKKETLLRRAQNAIHAVNLEAALESQASTPSGDEGNPWDCGDFPPDSVLAAHFAAKEKRRQEREEMKILGQRYRSFLCFDVEATCRGGKEFDYPNEIIEFPVVLVRWGEPDEEGKRVLEKIDSFRSYVRPTWRPILTDFCKSLTGIQQETVDKSPIFPEVLKQLEEWLDKWDLRGDKGLKDALWVTDGVPKQLHITPPNPFPNYFHGPYLNIKHAVQSVMSEIKRRRVYAAAHPDNAANERATQPITTSRRAGKWRPSHGAGTVGGVGRGSPRGATPPPQEMTSPATATADNAPPSTPPKAFIRKEGDYYLNIAGMCEALGLGEFEGRQHSGLDDATNISRILIALSRWNVIFEPNGVIQPMGSGKRYPWMGESGKVVWEEWMSSQRPQDDPAKREAEEKKKQGDSKTENAPAEESELSALAEDPVVKNPEEGTAEPWDEGCGEYYEGFQEEESTTIDEGPQNSLVFVPRILQRKHRALMRNKAQN; the protein is encoded by the exons ATGCCCGGAGACAGCTCTTGGGGCTCGGCCCTCTTCGCAAAGCCCTTCAGACCGCATCCCTTGGACACTTGGGCAACAGAAGCAGAAGCCGTTCAAACATTCTCATCAACCGTCCCATCCCACGTAGAGCAAAAAGTGGATGAGGAGCCTGAAGACGATGGAGAACGCGAGTCAGAGGATGGTGAAGAGCCTGAAGGGACCAAAGAGGAGGACGGTCCGGAATGTGCTGGAAGGGAGACCAAGTGGATTCCCAAGGTCAGCAAGAAGAGTACAGTAGATCAATTGAGAGAGGCGTTGGAGCAATTGGGACTGAATACGAAGGGGAAAAAGGAGACTCTGCTTAG ACGAGCTCAAAATGCCATACATGCTGTCAATTTGGAGGCTGCTCTTGAAAGCCAAGCTTCCACGCCATCTGGAGACGAAGGAAACCCTTGGGACTGTGGTGATTTTCCCCCAGACAGCGTACTTGCGGCCCATTTCGCGgcgaaggagaagagacggcaggaaagggaggagatgaagataCTTGGCCAAAGATATAGGAGTTTCTTGTGTTTTGATGTCGAGGCAACTTGCAGGGGAGGAAAGGAGTTTGACTATCCCAACGAAATCATT GAATTTCCTGTAGTTCTGGTCCGATGGGGAGAGCCAGATGAGGAGGGTAAAAGGGTATTAGAGAAGATAGATTCATTCAGATCATATGTTCGACCCACATGGCGACCTATCCTTACCGATTTCTGCAAGAGCCTTACTGGCATCCAACAA GAAACCGTAGACAAATCTCCCATTTTTCCTGAAGTCCTAAAGCAACTGGAGGAATGGCTTGATAAGTGGGATCTGAGGGGAGACAAGGGGCTCAAAGACGCTCTATGGGTTACTGATGGT GTTCCTAAACAACTTCATATAACCCCGCCGAACCCATTCCCCAATTATTTTCATGGTCCCTACCTTAATATCAAGCACGCCGTTCAGTCTGTAATGTCCGAGATCAAAAGGCGGAGAGTGTACGCAGCTGCCCACCCTGATAATGCTGCAAACGAACGTGCCACCCAGCCCATCACGACAAGTAGGCGGGCAGGGAAATGGAGGCCCAGCCACGGAGCAGGGACGGTAGGAGGGGTAGGTCGTGGGAGTCCGAGGGGGGCGACGCCCCCTCCACAAGAGATGACATCGCCGGCGACAGCGACGGCTGACAATGCGCCTCCTTCAACCCCGCCAAAGGCCTTTATCAGGAAGGAAGGCGATTACTACCTTAATATTGCAGGGATGTGTGAAGCACTAGGTTTGGGAGAGTTTGAAGGACGGCAACACTCTGGGTTAGAT GATGCTACAAACATTTCCCGTATCCTCATAGCACTATCAAGATGGAACGTAATCTTTGAACCCAATGGAGTCATTCAGCCAATGGGTTCAGGAAAGAGATATCCTTGGATGGGAGAGAGCGGAAAGGTTGTATGGGAAGAATGGATGTCATCGCAACGGCCACAAGATGATCCTGCCAAGAGAGAGgcggaagagaagaaaaagcaGGGGGATTCTAAGACAGAGAATGCCCCTGCAGAAGAATCCGAGCTGTCAGCCTTAGCAGAAGACCCGGTCGTCAAAAACCCAGAGGAGGGAACTGCAGAACCCTGGGACGAGGGGTGCGGTGAGTACTATGAGGGATTCCAGGAAGAGGAATCAACGACAATTGACGAAGGGCCTCAAAACTCGCTAGTCTTCGTACCCAGGATATTGCAAAGAAAACATCGTGCCTTGATGAGAAATAAAGCTCAAAACTAG